The following proteins come from a genomic window of Sorghum bicolor cultivar BTx623 chromosome 3, Sorghum_bicolor_NCBIv3, whole genome shotgun sequence:
- the LOC8063070 gene encoding malonyl-CoA:anthocyanidin 5-O-glucoside-6''-O-malonyltransferase — translation MAMAAAPDQQQLPAGASSSSPRLRIHDTTLVPPSPSPPETSLPLTYFDIFWLHSPPVERLLFYRLAADADVATIISNLRDSLHQAVRAFYPLAGRIRLTPGTSDRYELHYQPGDAVTFTVAEYDDDDADADIDGLTADEPREVAKIATLVPPLPEGGGLFALQATLLSARRGLAIGVTVHHAACDGSGSTHFLHTWAAACISGAEAPPPPPPPPPVIDRTLLPDPRGLYDVFFQGAPSTDELEFVKMSADQLIATFVLSKDDLERVKEAVADEAARRRVAPPRCSSLVATFGLVWSCYQRAKDEESISGGAGAGPMACLLFAVDHRSRVKPPLPDKYLGNCVGPAFALAPQGELAVAGAAGIFSACAAVASSIDEAVRDIETSAMDVWLDRVKEAGTKGTLLSVAGSPRFRVYDLDFGFGRPAKVDIVSVARTGALAMAESRSRSSTGGMEVGVSLQPAGMERFRKCFVDAIAWLHLHQSRVEQS, via the coding sequence ATGGCCATGGCCGCGGCGCCGGACCAGCAGCAGCTACCTGCAGGGGCCTCCTCCTCATCTCCTCGCCTCCGCATACACGACACCACCCTCGTGCCGCCGTCTCCGTCACCGCCGGAGACCTCGCTACCGCTCACCTACTTCGACATCTTCTGGCTCCACTCCCCTCCCGtcgagcgcctcctcttctaccGCCTCGCCGCCGACGCTGACGTCGCCACCATCATCTCCAACCTCAGGGACTCCTTGCACCAGGCCGTCCGCGCCTTCTACCCGCTCGCCGGCCGCATCCGCCTCACGCCCGGCACGTCCGACCGCTACGAGCTCCACTACCAACCGGGTGACGCCGTCACCTTCACCGTCGCCGagtacgacgacgacgacgcagaCGCAGACATCGACGGCCTCACCGCCGATGAGCCCCGCGAGGTCGCCAAGATCGCAACGCTCGTGCCGCCGCTGCCGGAGGGCGGCGGGCTGTTCGCGTTGCAGGCCACGCTGCTGTCCGCGCGCCGTGGCCTCGCCATCGGCGTCACGGTGCACCACGCCGCCTGCGATGGCTCGGGCTCCACGCACTTCCTGCACACCTGGGCGGCCGCATGCATCAGCGGTGCCGAAgcgccgcccccgccgccgcctccgcctcccgTCATCGACCGGACTCTCCTCCCCGACCCCAGGGGCCTGTACGATGTCTTCTTCCAAGGGGCGCCGAGCactgatgagttggagttcgtCAAGATGTCGGCCGACCAGCTCATCGCCACGTTCGTTCTGTCCAAGGACGACCTGGAACGCGTCAAGGAGGCCGTGGCCGACGAGGCCGCGAGGCGCCGCGTTGCGCCGCCACGGTGCTCCTCTCTCGTTGCCACCTTTGGCTTGGTCTGGTCGTGCTACCAGCGAGCCAAAGACGAAGAGAGCATCAGCGGCGGCGCCGGAGCGGGCCCGATGGCCTGCTTGCTCTTCGCTGTCGACCACCGGTCGCGGGTGAAGCCTCCGCTGCCGGACAAGTACCTCGGCAACTGCGTCGGCCCGGCGTTCGCGCTGGCACCGCAGGGCGAGCTGGCGGTGGCCGGCGCAGCTGGCATATTTAGCGCGTGCGCGGCGGTCGCCTCCTCCATTGACGAAGCTGTACGCGACATCGAGACATCCGCCATGGACGTGTGGCTGGACCGCGTCAAGGAGGCAGGCACGAAGGGCACACTGCTGTCCGTGGCTGGCTCGCCGAGGTTCCGCGTCTACGACCTGGACTTCGgattcggccggccggcgaaGGTGGATATCGTGTCCGTGGCGAGGACAGGGGCATTGGCGATGGCGGAGAGCCGGAGTAGGAGTAGCACCGGCGGGATGGAGGTCGGGGTCTCTCTGCAGCCGGCTGGCATGGAGAGGTTCCGGAAGTGCTTCGTGGACGCCATCGCGTGGCTCCACCTCCACCAGAGCCGAGTGGAGCAGTCATGA